A genome region from Manis javanica isolate MJ-LG chromosome 3, MJ_LKY, whole genome shotgun sequence includes the following:
- the LOC140848412 gene encoding olfactory receptor 5H2-like, with product MDTENATLLTEIVLTGLIYQPEWQIPLFLLFLVIYLITVVGNIGLVTLIWNDAQLHIPMYFFLGCLASVDTSLSSTVTPKMLVSFFAKSKMISFSECLIQFFSFVVTATTECFLLASMAYDRYVAICNPLLYPMVMTNRLCIRLLVLSFVGGVLHALVHTGFLFRLTFCGNNTLHHFYCDIMPLFKISCTDPSFNIMLAFIFSGSIQVFTILIVLVSYTLVLFTILKKKFVQGIKKAFSTCGAHLLSVSLYYGPLLFMYVRPGSAQSDDQDMVDSLFYTVIIPLLNPFIYSMRNKKVTDSLTKMLKRNA from the coding sequence ATGGATACTGAAAATGCAACCCTGCTGACAGAGATTGTTCTCACAGGACTTATATATCAACCAGAGTGGCAAATTCCTCTGTTTCTCTTGTTCTTGGTGATATATCTCATCACTGTTGTGGGGAACATTGGTCTGGTTACTCTCATTTGGAATGATGCTCAGCTTCACatccccatgtactttttccttggTTGTTTAGCATCTGTGGATACGTCACTCTCATCCACAGTGACCCCCAAAATGCTGGTCAGCTTCTTCGCCAAGAGTAAGATGATATCTTTCTCTgaatgcttgatacaatttttttcctttgtagtcACTGCAACCACAGAATGTTTTCTCTTGGCAAGTATGGCATATGATCGTTATGTAGCCATATGCAACCCTTTACTTTATCCAATGGTTATGACCAATAGACTATGTATCCGGCTGTTAGTCTTATCATTTGTAGGTGGTGTTCTTCATGCCTTAGTTCATACAGGTTTTTTATTCAGATTAACCTTCTGTGGTAACAACACTTTACACCACTTTTATTGTGACATCATGCCACTGTTTAAGATTTCCTGTACTGACCCTTCTTTTAATATaatgttggcttttattttttctggttcaATTCAGGTATTCACCATTCTGATTGTTCTTGTCTCTTATACACTAGTGCTTTTtacaatcttaaaaaagaagtTTGTACAAGGCATAAagaaagccttctccacctgtggaGCCCATCTCTTATCTGTCTCTTTATACTATGGCCCCCTTCTCTTCATGTATGTGCGGCCTGGATCTGCACAATCAGATGATCAAGATATGGTGGACTCGCTATTTTACACGGTCATAATTCCTTTGTTAAATCCATTTATCTACAGCATGAGAAATAAGAAAGTCACAGATTCACTGACAAAAATGTTAAAGAGAAATGCATAG